From the Corvus cornix cornix isolate S_Up_H32 chromosome 1A, ASM73873v5, whole genome shotgun sequence genome, the window TTCATGTTGCATGTTAAGGCTAAAGGTTTTGCTGCCACTAAGAAATTTGAAGACTGCACacacatttaaatgttttggaAACAAAGTCACTAATcttgaattaaaaaatctgACTCAGCTGTGATACAGGAATATCGTATTTCATTAGTGAAGTTTATCACTGTTCATTAAGATTTCCCTgtaatgatttttctttaaatttattttttccttaattgtttttattttttgctgtatttacCAAACTTTCTTTGTCAGACAATTTAACTTCCAAATCAATATGTTTGcctattaaaaatgtttacagtACTGCCTTgtcattaataaatatttctgcaagTTAATTAGTAAGAGATTGCATCTTACTTATTGCATCTTTTAGGAAGCTGCTTCAAAGAATTCTCCAACCAAGCCAACATCTTACAGTTCTAAGCCCAAGTGCCTAATATTTTTGAGTAATAGTCAGTTTTAGCAATCTGATATGGCCATTAAATACTGAAGGCTGAAATTAATGATACATTTATAAAATTGTGCTACATATCTTTGCAGAACTTTTTTCAGAGATGCATAAACACTATTATTTCAATATTATGGTGGAATTCAGaaagtatttcttaaaatctgtctatatgaaatttaaatatagCATTGCACATCAAATTTTGATAAGCAAAATTATAGTGAACTGCCTAATATTACTTTAGATTTCCCAGTTAATTGCACAGATATGGTTCGTTCATGATAAAAGTTAGCATTCTTTACATTTATTAGGAATATTATTTaacttagttttttttcttctgcatcaaCATATTTTCAGCATAACATAAGTATTCAAACCCAAGAAAATAAGTGAATTAAAATTCAACAGGGCACTTAATCTTTCTCCAATTGAAGTTAATGGGCATCCTGCTTTAAATTTGAACTGAAGTTGAATTTATTGTTAATAGAATTAGGCCAAAATGTATATAGTGTTCTTGCAAATTTCTTCTCGGAAATTGAATTATAAACAGGATAAAATTATAGGAAATGATGTTTCATGACAGCACAAGATTTCTGTTCATGCACAGAATAATGATTATTAAAGCTAGAGAATGTAAGCATTGCTCTGTACTTGTTCCTCACAGTATATAATTGACAGCTCTGTCTGATCCATCTTTAAATCATTTAAAGAATGAAACTTCTTCCATTTCTCCTGGCCTACAGTACCCTCTTCCACAGAATGTTTCCTATGAAATTAAGTCTGGGTCTTGCTTGAATTTTTTCTAGATGGAATATTGACTATAGGTTATATAGAGCCTAACTACTATAGTGAAGGTTAATTTTGTACAGGCTCTGGAAGTCTGAGGATTTCAAATACAATTTCTTTGAATTCATGGTAGGGGATGACTTTATGTGCCTACATCCGATCAAAATTTCACTTAAAAGTCTAAGTCCGCAAAAGTAGTTGTTGGATCCTACTTAGTTCAGTAGGTGCCTAATCCTCAGGGTTTCTGAGTTTTGTAGATATGGAAGGTTTAATGTTTTGATCCCCTGCATGCATGATGAACTTTTACTGTGGTCATTAGTTTGTACTTCTGCTGAAGGAAGCCTCTCCTATCTCTCcccttttgatttaaaattccAAGCCCTGTGGTGGAACcaatctttctgaaaaacaccCCGTAGAAAAAAAGTGAGGGAGGGAACAgtttagtttaaaattttagtcaattcctctgtattttttttccactcagtgTTGCACAGATGCTTGCTTGGATCTCCAGGAGAGGTTGACACCAAGCTGGAATAAGAATTTGTAGGCGAAAAAATAGAAGCATGTACTCTTTTTGGAATGCATGCTGGATGATAGCTCAGCAGAGGAAGCTAAGTTCTGTCTGTGATGCTTCTTTTGATGGTGCTCAGCACCCTGGTGTTCAActgcttctcttcccctccaccccttttttctcattttgttttcccttttctccactatggtttttttttcctcccccagacAGCACCTGTATTAAcctgtttcctttcctccttctcagGTGGCCTCTCTGGGAGTCACCACATTCACACTGTGCGCTCTCTGCATTGACCGGTTTCGTGCGGCCACCAACGTGCAGATGTATTACGAGATGATCGAGAACTGCACCTCGACGACAGCCAAGCTGGCGGTCATCTGGGTGGGCGCCCTGCTGCTGGCGCTGCCCGAGGTGGTGCTGCGCCAGCTGGCCAGGGAGGAGCCCGAGTACAGCGGCAGCCCCCCCGGCGAGCGCTGCGTGGTGAAGATCTCCACAGCACTGCCCGACACCATCTACGTGCTGGCTCTCACTTACGATGGGGCACGGCTCTGGTGGTACTTTGGCTGCTATTTTTGTTTGCCTACCCTGTTCACTATTACCTGCTCCCTGGTGACAGCGAGGAAAATCAGGAGGGCAGAAAAAGCCTGCACAAGGGGGAACAAGCGACAAATTCAGCTAGAAAGTCAGATGAACTGCACGGTGGTGGCTTTGACCATTTTATATGGATTTTGCATCATTCCTGAAAACATTTGCAACATTGTGACTGCCTACATGTCCACAGGGGTCTCTCGACAGACTATGGACCTCCTCCATCTCATTAGTCAGTTCCTTTTGTTCTTTAAGTCCTGTGTTACCCCAGTTCTCCTGTTCTGTCTCTGTAAACCTTTCAGCCGGGCCTTTATGGAgtgttgctgttgctgctgtgatGAGTGCATCCAGAAGTCTTCCACAGTGACGAGTGATGACAATGACAATGAGTACACCACAGAACTGGAGCTCTCCCCATTCAGTACC encodes:
- the GPR37 gene encoding prosaposin receptor GPR37, whose protein sequence is MRPLRAPLALLCQVLGAWAACALAPDPVAASGPPAPPQRARSPPSPPPLAPGRRAAAALPGRGALPRGADAAPGGAAGPGGSCAPRGAAGAGRRRARSSEPGAGAAAGRGGAGGPRWLPLNGSAGGEGSAGGRGNATGRRARLRNPFYPLTEESYGAYAVMCLSVVIFGIGIMGNMAVMCIVCHNYYMRSISNSLLANLAFWDFLIVFFCLPLVIFQELTKKWLLEDFSCKIVPYIEVASLGVTTFTLCALCIDRFRAATNVQMYYEMIENCTSTTAKLAVIWVGALLLALPEVVLRQLAREEPEYSGSPPGERCVVKISTALPDTIYVLALTYDGARLWWYFGCYFCLPTLFTITCSLVTARKIRRAEKACTRGNKRQIQLESQMNCTVVALTILYGFCIIPENICNIVTAYMSTGVSRQTMDLLHLISQFLLFFKSCVTPVLLFCLCKPFSRAFMECCCCCCDECIQKSSTVTSDDNDNEYTTELELSPFSTIRREMSTFASVGTHC